CCGCGCTTGCGATCGCCACCGACCCAAATGGTGGCGACCCGCCACGCCCGGCCACCCCGCGCTTGCGATCGCCACCGACCCAAATGGTGGCGACCCGCCACGCCCGGCCACCCCGCGCTTGCGATCGCCACGGTCCCCTTCTGGTTGGCTGGATGGGGCTCGCGGTTAGCCTGGGGTTTTCCCGAAATCGATAAGGATCTGCGACAATACCCGTTGGCTGTCCTGCATTTGTCAACGACGTGAGCTAGTCCCGGAGGGCCCTTGGTATGCCGAGTCCGCGCCGCGAAGACGGCGATGCGCTGCGCTGTGGCGACCGCAGCGCGGCTGTCACCGAGATCCGGGCAGCGCTGGCCGCGTTGGGGATGCTGGATCGTCCAGACGAGGATCTGACCACCGGCCGGAACGTCGCACTCGAGTTGTTCGACGCGGAGCTCGACCAGGCGGTCCGTGCCTTCCAGCAGCATCGCGGTCTGCTGGTGGACGGCATCGTCGGTGAGGCCACCTACCGCGCGTTGAAGGAAGCCTCGTACCGGCTAGGTGCCCGCACGCTGTACCACCAGTTCGGTGCCCCGCTCTACGGTGACGACGTCGCTACCCTGCAGGCTCGGCTGCAGGACCTTGGTTTCTACACCGGGCTGGTTGACGGTCACTTTGGGTTACAGACCCACAACGCGTTGATGTCCTATCAGCGTGAGTACGGCCTCGCCGCAGACGGTATCTGTGGTCCAGAAACGTTGCGTTCCTTGTATTTTCTGAGCTCGCGAGTCAGTGGCGGCTCACCACATGCAATTCGCGAAGAAGAACTGGTCCGCAACTCGGGGCCGAAGCTGTCTGGCAAACGGATCATCATTGACCCCGGCCGCGGCGGTGCAGATCGCGGACTGATTACACAAGGGCCTTCGGGGCCCATCAGCGAAGCGGACATGTTGTGGGACTTGGCAAGTCGGCTCGAGGGGCGAATGACTGCCATCGGCATGGACACATATCTGTCCCGCCCGACCAACCGCAGCCCATCGGACGCAGAGCGCGCCGCCACGGCCAACGCCGTTGGCGCAGACCTGATGATCAGTCTGCGGTGCGAGACCCAGGCCAGCCCTGCGGCCAATGGTGTGGCCTCTTTTCACTTCGGCAACTCGCACGGTTCGGTGTCCACCATCGGCCGCAATCTAGCCGACTTCATTCAACGAGAAGTGGTGGCGCGAACCGGCTTACGGGATTGTCGTGTCCATGGTCGGACGTGGGATCTGTTACGGCTGACCAGAATGCCGACCGTTCAGGTCGATATCGGCTATATCACCAACCCGCGCGATTGTGGGAAGTTGGTCTCAACACAGACCCGAGATGCCATCGCCGAGGGGATTCTCGCCGCGGTCAAGCGGCTGTATCTGCTAGGCAAGAACGATCGACCCACCGGCACATTCACTTTCGCCGAGTTGCTCGCCCACGAACTGTCTGTCGAGCGGGCGAGCAGACTCAGCGGTTCCTAGTCGCCGCCACCCCGAATGCCA
The nucleotide sequence above comes from Mycobacterium decipiens. Encoded proteins:
- the cwlM gene encoding N-acetylmuramoyl-L-alanine amidase CwlM → MPSPRREDGDALRCGDRSAAVTEIRAALAALGMLDRPDEDLTTGRNVALELFDAELDQAVRAFQQHRGLLVDGIVGEATYRALKEASYRLGARTLYHQFGAPLYGDDVATLQARLQDLGFYTGLVDGHFGLQTHNALMSYQREYGLAADGICGPETLRSLYFLSSRVSGGSPHAIREEELVRNSGPKLSGKRIIIDPGRGGADRGLITQGPSGPISEADMLWDLASRLEGRMTAIGMDTYLSRPTNRSPSDAERAATANAVGADLMISLRCETQASPAANGVASFHFGNSHGSVSTIGRNLADFIQREVVARTGLRDCRVHGRTWDLLRLTRMPTVQVDIGYITNPRDCGKLVSTQTRDAIAEGILAAVKRLYLLGKNDRPTGTFTFAELLAHELSVERASRLSGS